DNA from Elaeis guineensis isolate ETL-2024a chromosome 2, EG11, whole genome shotgun sequence:
ACCTTCGCCACCATTGATATTATTCCCACCGTTATCACCCTCTATATAACTTTAACTGTAATcaccatcataatcattactatttCCAGCATATTGCTAGCATCACCATCATCGTCGCAATTATTCATATTGTGTTGACTGTCATTCTTTTCATTATCTCTATTACATAGTTGATACCCTTACCATTATTATTATCTTTGCTATAACCACCATCAAAGATCTCATGAAACCACCACCACATCCGTTGCAGGTACcatcattattttcatcattatattaatttatttttaaaaaataatttactgTGCTACAtatgtttatatttttttaaaaataaaaaaataaaaatgatataaaatagcacctaatgattttaaatcaataatttaagtaCTCGGTATCAAAATAGTAGGTAATGTTGAAATTGTTATATCTGTCACGATTTCAATGTCTCGTTTCTGAACCATCAAGTCCAGACCTTGGCATTATCTCGATCCCTTTTTTTACTTCATAAATTCTCATCCCAAGCAAGGTAAACTAAGATCTCCATGTATCTCGTTTTCGGTCACCCATCAAGATAGCTGAGATCTCTGGTTTTAACTTCCTTGGGTTCAATCAGAATTGAGTTTGTTTTATCAAAAACTCAGTCTAATCTGTCTAATCCACCACATTTCGTGGCTCACTAGCACTGGATTAAATCCAAGCCCTTGAAGTCAAGACTCAAATTTATGCGCATATCCTTGCCCAATTGAATTAGGTCTTGACCAAGTAAAACCGATTCTGTAATAGACCCAACCGAAGATTAGGTGCTCATCATGCCCAATATACAAGTCTCAACTTCAGACACAGATCAGGTCCAAGTTGGGTTGGGTACCCACTTGCACATCCAAGCTCTCAAGAAATTGGTTAATATCGCATCTTAAatatcatgtttttttttttttttaaaaaaaaaataaaaataatacattCAAAGAAAGCAAAATGTCTCCAAAGGACCTTAAGGATTATCCCtgctcctttccaaaaagatccttcaaaATAATCAGCGACCCAGTCGACAGCAACAGTATTGGCCTAGAAAGAAATATATATCCAACAATCAAATAATAATACGGATATATTGTTCGAAAAGAGGTGAGCGGGAACGACAGTATTGGCCTAGAAATAAATATATATCAAACAATCAAATAATAATACGGATATATTCTTGGAAAAGAGGTGAGCGTGATGTTCACGGGAAGAGCCCGCCTTCTCACCTGTCACAAACTTTCACTTCCTGCCCCGCCTTTTTTGGGTATAAACTACTTGCCCTTTTCAAAATATGCAGTCGGCAAAGATCGCGAGCCCATCTCAAGGAATCATCAACAATCTTTCGCGTGAAGGATTTGATTCAAAATCTGGGGATTCACCATGAACCAATCAGTGATTGCCGACATATATGTCTTTACGTGGAGGATAGGTTGAATTATGAAGCAATAAGAAAGGTGAAAGGTAATGTGATCAAGATGTATCATTTCAGATATATATATTGCCTGGGATAGTCAAAATtgtaaaagtgtgtcaggattctAGATCTAAGCATCATCATTTAGATGGAATGTCAAATTAACTACTGCAGCATCAGAACGTTATACTTACAACACTATGTCGGCAGCAGCAGCAGACTAGTGCACATTTTACACGCTGATTCTCATGGATGTATTTACTTCAAAGATAAGCTGTCGGCAGCAAAGTGGTGCACATTTTACGCTCTAATTCTCGTCCGTGTATTACTCAAAGATAATATAACATATTcggcttcataaaaaataaaataataaaaaaaatttagctgAGCCTAGTGCACGTGTGGAATCTATGTCACACCCTTAAGCAGGTCAAAAAAAAGAAATGGTCGTCTCATATTGTTATTATTTAAATGTTTGTGACCCCTGATGGGTACGTTGATGCATCCTCCCTTCTTTTGCTTtcccatctttctttctttctttttttctcttaaatatATATGATCCACCAATGGTAACATTTCATTCAAGGCTTGGGAATGTCGATCTTGAAAGCTTGTGCTTGGACGGATATCAGCTATACATGGtgtgtgttgggatataccgaccgactcctTTTACACTGACTCATCCTcaggtctgtccgaccgacgtccgactctaccgatcgcACCGACCAACGACTGCCGACAGTAGCCACCGAcattatccgaccgaaggtgtgtcggttGAGCAGACCCATTCTATTTCCGACTAGCCGAGCGACGGAGCCCAGATTACCAACCCACTGTCgggcgggggtggcagccgacgtctgaCTCCCACAATACGCCAGAACAGCCGACGGTGTCCTCGGGTCTTCACCCGACGTCCCACAGCCGaatgccgacgtatggtcggtcagttctcccaaacgccgtacgactgctatgGATTGCTGTCTTGACAAGGACATGCGACGTGACTGCCCTGAGGGCatcgtcctgccaaggacataggtcAGCTCCAGTGATTTAACAGCCCAGGCGACTTGTCAGtccgcggcgactctgacagcctccggtgatttgacaacttCCCAGTTGTCTgtgccattaatggcgggaccacgccgcactctactataaaatggagaaggcaacagtgttgGAAGAGATTTTTTCTAAGCccctgagctctctctctctcgctctggtTCTCTCCCGCTGAGCTCCTGATTCTtttttactgttgcctagtctcctctctgacttgaccgtcagagggtctccgccggaagtatcttcggtcagtgtggacttctcttgcaaaTGCTCATTttcgacgatcaggcgacgaggagattgaccgcaacagtgTGCAATGAGAGCCGACTCTATCCTTGTTGTACGGATTTAAGGGCAGGATAAATGGGTTGGTATATACCCCCTGCTACAGGGCATTTGACGACCGACGAGGGAAGGCACATTTTTCTTTGCCAGGTATATCCATCAGGAGACGAATGGGATTGCAAACTTGGTGGCCTCTTTCGTCATTGGGCACTCCGGCAAGATGCTATGGACCGATTTTTAACCTGATCCGAGGACTTTCAGGGATATTTTACTTCTGACTTTCTTGGATATATTCATATTAGAATAATGTAAATCGCTcatctcagcaaaaaaaaaaaaaaaaaaaaaaaaggtggtgcTCTAATCAAATAATGTCTGTGCTCGATGAGTCCAAGTTTAACTTCATGAATTAGATCAATCGACAAGGCTGAGAAATTTAAATGGTAAACAACTTATTAGAACATTGGGAAGCCTCTGTGGTCATGCAGATGGCAGCCAAAATGTTACACCAAATCCTATATAAGCAAATATGATAGGCTTGTCCATTATATTTAAGTGGCTAGAGCTTGGTAGAATGCAAATgtattttttttaccaaaaaagtGCAAATGTGTTGGCATACTACGTAGCAGAATGACATGAAAAAGCTCCTATGTTGAATAgacgggttgtatctttcgcacaGAAGAAGAATTTTCTATCTTTTGGATGAATCTACCGTTGGATTGTACGACCATCACTTCAAGATCTGCACAGAAGGATAAATGAAGAAGTTTAAAGTGTTTTTAGACCTGTACACAATATGGTCTAATAATAATCGATATTATGAAAGAggatcaatcattcttttatgTGAAAGATACAAGCCGAACTCATATGGAATTTGGATTCTAAAACCTATCCTAGCACTCCAAGAATAGATGATGCAAATATAACAACAAAGCTATAACATCTGACGTAAGAGGAATGAAGCAGAGTTTTAATCGATTGAATGAAAATTATCAGTtattgtaaagaaaatatggaagcGAGCTAAATACCAATTAGGAACATTTTAATCTTTAAATGTGAGTATTCGTATAAAACATTTGGGCATGTTTAGTTCGCAATCGAAATGGAAATCAAATTTGGAATGGTCATGTCCCTTAGTGTGTTTGGTTCATGTCAGAATGggaaacaaaattaaaataaaatttcaatacGATGGGAGATAAGCGATGGCGTTGGTGCATTCCAATTTTTCCTTGGAATTGGAATAGAAAATAAGCATTTGATGATAAGCTGGAGTAGATCTATGTTTACGACTATCTTAAACTACATGTTCATATTCAGTATACTAGCCTGAATTTCATCGGGAGAAAAGAATGATTTCAgcaagttatttttttttttctctctataggATTTGGGTCATCCCACTCAACATGTTGTCTAAGATAGCTATAGCTATAGGACTAGCCGAgtctataaatattttttgttattGTGTTGGCTCAGCCCACAGAATCCCATGAGATTCTGGACAGACCCTAGAGAGAGAGTAATATGCTAGCAGTGATGTTTCAATAGCACGATGTACTCTAGTTGTAAAGAATGAAAAGACTCGGGCACAGGAATGATACATCTTGTTACCAAAAGAGAAGTAGCAGTCATGCCGGTAGCATCATCCCAATAATCTAATGTATTTCAGTGTAAACGACAATAAAAACTTCCAAGAGTGATGCTTTAGTGATAAGATGAGCTGCAGCCAAATATAGCCGTTAGCTTTATATCACGAGCTGAAAAGGATGGACACTGTTTTAAGTAAACGTTTGAGATTAGAAAAAATGTTCTTATTCTGATACATCATTATTTAACTATATTGCAAACAATCATGTTACTATTAAACAGAGGCAAAAAGAGGAGAGAGTGCCATCAAAATTCCTGTGCTCGTGCACGCGCACATTTCAATCACTGTACCATTCCGGGCACACCAAAGCAGAATTGGGTCACCCAAAGGATGAATTGGGCACATTTTGATCACCATACTGCTCCGGCCACACCAAACTAGAATGGAGTCGCAGAATTGATGAATCGAGCACTCTTAAAAAGAGCCATCTATTTAGCCACGGAGTATAACCATTTTGATGCTGCCAGCCCATCCCTTGATGCTCCCAATTCTTAggactctcatgctgcctctacaaCGGCTCGAAGGGTTATTTTTATATCTTGAGAGTCTCTTTCTTCGAGGTTTgttaagattaattttgatggcagTGTCAGAAATGATAGGAATGATGCCAGCTTTATCATCCAAAATCTGAATGCCAAGTTGCTAATGGTGGAGATTCATATATTTTTGAGCCTTTTATCTCGTAAACTGATCTTTATGTTGTCCAAACGGATATTATTTATATCAGACAGAAGCTACTGATggagaaaattttcataaaaGAAGATTCTGCCATCATTGTCAGCTAAATCTGGAACAACACGAAGTAACTGGAGGCCTACCACTTCTTTGTGACATTTGGACTGCCCTTCATCTTTCAATCAAGTGTCCGTCAAGAATGTTTTTCAGAAGATAAACAGTACGATAGATTGGATGGTATCTTCTATTATGTAATATTTCGGAGACTAGATCTGAAGATAGGATGAGACGTGCCCACCATTCCTACGAAATTTTTTGTATTCTGACTTTATAAACTCTGCTCACACCAAAATGGTGTGACCACCcacttgtatcaaaaaaaaaaaaaaaaaagatgttatAGGAGACCAACCTGAAGTGTCAAAAGTTTTTATCAAGATTATAAGATCAATTTTGCTCCTCTTGAGAGGAGAGATATCAACTTCTCTCAAGTCCAAAATTAACAATAAACCAATCAAATTAATGATTTGTGCCATtgatcatgatctctatcattaaatgtacttagaaatcaaaaaaatcacATCTTTGGGTAACATCTAATCCATGCATTAAGTTAGTGCAAGTTAAAATAATATGAAACTATGTTTTACCATGATCtgagcattaaaatttattgacttttAATCTACATATGTTTTATTACATTTAgattatgaattataaaatggttttgaattcaaattatcaCATATTTTAGCATAATAATACAATAAAAATGATCCATTTTTATATCCACATGGTGCATAGATCAGAGCtactaaaatatataatttttggtTTCTAAGTGTTTTAGTTGTATAAATCACAATCATGTGTGTGAATTTTTAATTTGGACACCATATTTTTGATTTTGCATAAAATTCTGCCCTCCGGAGCACTTAATCGTGAGGTAAATTTTCATGGCTGGGATAAGAAGCTGACCATTGACCTGCAAAGCTATTAGCCAAGAAAGAAGACATGCACGCTACTGCTGCCACAAAATTCCTTGAGATTGCAAACTCGCCACTCAACAAAGAGGATAGTGGTGCTCTGTGCTCTTCCATAACATGAAAATAGCGGCCAGTAATTTCTCGAAAGACCCTGTGAAGAATCAAATACTCAAATGCCTTTCATTCACGCAGGAATTTTAACATGCAGGTTAGCATAAAGACTAATAACCTCAAGAccgaaaaaatcaaaattatatcaaacaaagagtaaaacagcaaaaatatatgtaattcacTAAACTTCAAGTGCAACATACATTTTTAGAAATTCATTGCATTTAAGAATGTGAGATCCCCTTTCAATAGCTATTCTGCAACATAGGTAACTTAGAGGCAGAGTGGAAGGCCAAAAAATTGAGGTGCCCCAGCATACTGCCACCAAAATGCTAACTTTGAAACGCACAATGCAAACATGCTGAGAGTCACAAGAGCAACCTGTGCTGATACATGGTCCAGTAGCACTATCTAATGAAGCACCTATGAACGTAAGTGTTCAAACATCCTGGAAAATGACCAGTCATTTAACAGAAAAGATAAATATAGAATGGCTACGTAGAAATAATTACACTAAAATATGTATAAAAAAACAGAGAAAAGGTGAACAGAGATAAGTCAATGACATTGTGCCAATAGTCTCTGCTTCAGTCCCAATTAATAACATAAGTCAGAACACACGGTCGTAGGAGAGTGAAATAATAGGTAATGATGACCATGATCCACCATATGGACGTTGCAATATGTTCAAAGCATGATATGTAATTGAAACAAACATGAACCTACAGCACCATGAAAATGAGTAGGCGTCAAAAGTGAGTGCACATTCAAAAACTTTTGAAACCAAACACGTAACGTTTACACATGCCAGCAATGAAACAAAACGTCAATTTGTGCAAGCACAAAAAGAAACAAGTTTTTATCTTTAGAACTGAGATAATTGAACAGCAAAAGACTATCTTTCATGACTTGTGCTTGTCACAGTTTTTATAACAAGAAATGTTCAGTACATTTATCAAGTAGAAGAGCCAACTGTTATTGACATATGCTCAGACTTGTGCTTAACATGCAAGCAGCTCTAAGAGTTAAAGTAATATGCATACCATGAGATATTTCAATTGCCTTTCTCCTACTATAAAGTagaaatcatttgagagaaagaacCATCAACAATCTTCATTTTAATTGTGTGGATACACCAAACCAACAACCACAAACATCATCATTATTAAGTTTTCATTTCCAGTCAGCTTCACAACTCTGCTTGCGTCTTCCGCTGCACCATCAAATTGGTCGTCAAAGAATGGCTTCCCTCCCTATATAGTTTGTTTTAGGCAAGCCCAGGGTGATGGTGTCATTTCTTGTTTTCAAATTATGTTTGTACCTACCAAGATAGCAGCTTCTTGTTGTACTTGCATGAGAAAACAATGTCAACTTCCACTTGCACTGACAAACCCATGGCTGTCAAGAAAAATTGTTTTGGCATTTGCAGAAGGAAGTAGGATACATGCTATTGAGATATCACGATCAAGATTGGGTGAAGATCTTTTCCTACACGGTGGTATCAGCTACCTTGCGCTTTTCATTTCAGTTGTATCCCAGTAATCAAGCTAGAACTGCAAAGCAAGGCTTGTTTGACGTATATTTCTTAGACAAAGGATCTCCACGCGCTTAGTAGTCCTGATATTGGCTGCTGTCTACTGGTTGGGCATTCGTTTTTCTTTCTTCAGTAGCTTAATCATATATGCTGCCAGCAAAACAcggattacatgagaaaagaaatgGTGAGCAGTGGACTCCCTTTGGAATATCCTCGATTAACTCTGGTATAAAACCAGTTGTGCTATTTATGTTGTCCTAAAAATAGAAAAAGCAAGGAGAAAATCagaaaatatcattatatgaatgAACTATTATACTAaagtcaaaccaaatcaaaaccaGTCCAAACCAAATACAAAACTAAACAAAATCCAGtacaaatcaaaatctaatccaACATAAACCCAAACAAACATGTGTAATCCATGTTTCACAACCAAGTCCACCACACAAGAGCCTTGCCTTGAACCAAGCAAATGACCCAAAGTGCGACCTGAGTCACAGTCAAACTAATAAGGCCAAGAGGTTTGATGATTTTTGGCAAGAATCCAATTCAAGGCATATCATAAGATGATTTTTctcttccaaatcaaatcaagcaatttcataaagaaaaaaaaaatgtgatgAATATGAAATTGAACTTTTATTTCAGAACAAACTTGTTAACAAGAACCACCTCTAGAAGCAGCAAATCAAAGTTTCGTATGCATTTCATGTGCCAAATTCTAATGGTTGTGTATATGCCTGTGCATCACCATAATAAGCATACAGCAAATTTAGAATGACAGACCACAAAGACAGTGCTTCCTGCACCAGGAATACATCCCAAACCTAAAGAGATGCAGTTTTAGATTAGCTGTACCATTCATGCTTTCATAATCCAAAAGCGCGTAGTAAATTCTTTACCACAAAGAAAAGGTCTATTGTATAAACCCATGAATTAAACTTATGCATCTAGCTGTAACAGGGCTGCAAAAGGCAATTGCTCATGATATGAAAAACCATATCTTCCCTATATACAACTAATTTTTCTATATCCAGTTTTAGGTTGAATTTGTTGAGCTTCAAGAACTCACTGACattgtataaaattttagatattccTGATCATCAAATCAATATATAGAGCTCTGTTGTCAGCCTGTGATATCAAACTCGAGATCAAACAATAAGAAACTGATACGTTGCATTCTTTTATGCAACTAGTATATTTGAATTTATGTTGAACTATTCACTTGAGAGAAAAAgtagtatttattttattttattaaatgaaAAATTAAATAGTTTACGCTGAAGAATACAAACTGAAGAATATAATGAAAGATAATTCATTAAATCGTTAACAAAGAAAATGAACTGCAGAATATAATGAAAAAATTACCTTGTATTGAAGATTCATTGAAGTGTTAAATTTGTCATTAACAAGTTTTTGTTTCCACCGAGTTTACACCAATTTTTAGCCTTAAGCACACAGGCACACGGCTAATAACCAATAACAAATTTCTACTAGAATCAGAGACTGGGGATTACTTGGAAAGGTGTTATCAGGAACTATGTAATAGGCTTGTGCAATAATATTATCCCTGTAATTTTTTATGGCTCTAATTGTTAGGATAAATATGGGTCACCATAAACAAGCTGAATATGACAGAGATGAGAATTTTGACATGCTTGTGCAGTGAAAATAGGAAAACTTGGGTCAGACTCATGTATATTGCAGGAGGCACAAGAGTTGTATGCATTAAGGTCAAAGAGTTGGAGAACCAATTAAAATGGTATGGTCATGTGCAACCATAATCAGAGATCTCAATAAGGAAGTTGTTCAAAATTGTGTAGATATCACTCAGAGTGACAAGAATACAACAACAAAGTTAAATTTATTGCTGCAACATTTAATTAAACAGGATCACAGACAGGTATCCTGTCACTATACCACCTTGTACCAATGAAATGTACCAATGCAAGCGTCACCTCTCCTCTACTCTGGTGAATAATTCTGTAGTAGATAGTTTTGTGGCTTCAGCTATCATGACCACTACTATTATTGTAAAATTTCTCCATTTCTTTGCTAGGTTTCACCTGCACAGGGACTAAGCCTACCTTTGGATAATATGCACGTATGACAGCCTCCTGCATTCCAGAAAAAATTCTCTATATGCTCAATAACACTTAATCATCAGTTGATTCTTCAAGTAGATTCTGCACAGGCCACAGACAGGCATGGTATTCTTCAAAGGCAACCCATACCAGCTCTTAATCACTTGATTGAACTCAAAAAAGAGAATCACCTCTTATAAGGTTTAAAATGATAATGTTGGAATTCAGAACCAAATTTCAGTGATTCCTCCTCAACCTTGTTCTTCAGTCTTCTCCAAGTTCGCAGCATATCTGATTGTATCAATCCACTGTACAATGTCTCAAATGTCACCTTATGTGGAAGGAACCCTTTCTCTatcatctccatgaagaactgACATGCCTCCCTCCATTTTTGTTTCTCACATAACCCATGAATCAACAAAGTATACGAATCCAAGTCTGGCCCTACACTGCTCTCGACCATATCATTCCATAATTCCTTGACTAGCTCCATCTGGTTTAGCTTTGAAAACATTTCAATTAATATGTTGAATGTGTGAATATCAGGTGTGCTCAGGGAACCCATTCCCTTCATTTTCTTGTACAACTTTACTGCACCATCCACATCTTTCCTCCCATGATACTCCTTGAAGAAGCAATTATATGTAGCTGGGCATGGGCATACGCCATTGCTTGCCATCTCATTAAGCAAATCTTCAGCATCCTCCAATCTCCCACAGGAAGCGAGACACTTGATTACCGAAGTGTATGGTGCCACGGTGGGACAAATGCCTTTCTCTTTCATCGAGCGCAACATACAAAGTGATAATTCTGGTTTGTGCGCTCGGCTGTAAACATGAAGGATGATTGAGTAGCTCGTGACATCAGGTTCAATCCCTTTCCTTTGCATCTCCTCTAAAAGGCCTTCAGCTGCATGGATCGTTCTATCAAACCGATTGTCCGGATGCAAGCTTGCCTTCCTACAGATCCCATTCAACAGAACATTATATGTAACCACATTGGGTTCTAACCCACGATCCACCATCTCCTTTAAGAACTTCTGGGCCATTTCATGTCGGTTTACCTTACACCATCCATAAATCAAAATTGTGTATGTCTTCTCATCTGGTTCATATTtgaattttcttttattaaatatcTCTGTTGCTACCTGTAACCATTGACACAAAGCCAGTAACTGGAGTTAATTGGGCAGAGGTAGTTGTACGTATTTCCAAATACAATagagggaggagagggagagggagagggagagggagagggagggggggacAGAGAGAGAGTCATCTCTTGGATCACTGTGGCAACAACATTTACGAAAAAGATGGCATTAATACCACTATCTGTTGTCACGACAAGATGCTATCTTATGGCTCCAACAATTTAAGATAAGATGTTAAGATAGAAGTGAAAGAATTCACAATATGAAAGACTGTTCACTTTGATCACATTGGCTTGGTGAAAGTATATGATAAAGTACTACAGGAGGAGAATTGGTGAGCATTAATAGATGTATTGAACGGCTATTTAAATTGTTAAATACATGTATGACAATGAAGGTATTAGAAACAGCAATGGTGAAACATTTCAGT
Protein-coding regions in this window:
- the LOC105040404 gene encoding pentatricopeptide repeat-containing protein At2g13420, mitochondrial isoform X1 yields the protein MSRAALTSAGRRHLLPPPKPRLLSHSPLPELGLGFSGSSPKPSPPPLRPSDDADALARLLIHHHNPFHPLESPLQLVGIQLSGDLVLQTLLRLRHASKVALSFFVWARDHAHHVHGADAYDLMIDTLGKVRQFDVAWQLIIEMDQSGGAGPTPRTFAILVRRYIAAGMTRQAVRAFDDMEAFIGREPGVDDFKMLLDTLCKYGYPKVATEIFNKRKFKYEPDEKTYTILIYGWCKVNRHEMAQKFLKEMVDRGLEPNVVTYNVLLNGICRKASLHPDNRFDRTIHAAEGLLEEMQRKGIEPDVTSYSIILHVYSRAHKPELSLCMLRSMKEKGICPTVAPYTSVIKCLASCGRLEDAEDLLNEMASNGVCPCPATYNCFFKEYHGRKDVDGAVKLYKKMKGMGSLSTPDIHTFNILIEMFSKLNQMELVKELWNDMVESSVGPDLDSYTLLIHGLCEKQKWREACQFFMEMIEKGFLPHKVTFETLYSGLIQSDMLRTWRRLKNKVEEESLKFGSEFQHYHFKPYKRIYLKNQLMIKCY
- the LOC105040404 gene encoding pentatricopeptide repeat-containing protein At2g13420, mitochondrial isoform X3 — protein: MSRAALTSAGRRHLLPPPKPRLLSHSPLPELGLGFSGSSPKPSPPPLRPSDDADALARLLIHHHNPFHPLESPLQLVGIQLSGDLVLQTLLRLRHASKVALSFFVWARDHAHHVHGADAYDLMIDTLGKVRQFDVAWQLIIEMDQSGGAGPTPRTFAILVRRYIAAGMTRQAVRAFDDMEAFIGREPGVDDFKMLLDTLCKYGYPKVATEIFNKRKFKYEPDEKTYTILIYGWCKVNRHEMAQKFLKEMVDRGLEPNVVTYNVLLNGICRKASLHPDNRFDRTIHAAEGLLEEMQRKGIEPDVTSYSIILHVYSRAHKPELSLCMLRSMKEKGICPTVAPYTSVIKCLASCGRLEDAEDLLNEMASNGVCPCPATYNCFFKEYHGRKDVDGAVKLYKKMKGMGSLSTPDIHTFNILIEMFSKLNQMELVKELWNDMVESSVGPDLDSYTLLIHGLCEKQKWREACQFFMEMIEKGFLPHKVTFETLYSGLIQSDMLRTWRRLKNKVEEESLKFGSEFQHYHFKPYKR
- the LOC105040404 gene encoding pentatricopeptide repeat-containing protein At2g13420, mitochondrial isoform X2, with amino-acid sequence MSRAALTSAGRRHLLPPPKPRLLSHSPLPELGLGFSGSSPKPSPPPLRPSDDADALARLLIHHHNPFHPLESPLQLVGIQLSGDLVLQTLLRLRHASKVALSFFVWARDHAHHVHGADAYDLMIDTLGKVRQFDVAWQLIIEMDQSGGAGPTPRTFAILVRRYIAAGMTRQAVRAFDDMEAFIGREPGVDDFKMLLDTLCKYGYPKVATEIFNKRKFKYEPDEKTYTILIYGWCKVNRHEMAQKFLKEMVDRGLEPNVVTYNVLLNGICRKASLHPDNRFDRTIHAAEGLLEEMQRKGIEPDVTSYSIILHVYSRAHKPELSLCMLRSMKEKGICPTVAPYTSVIKCLASCGRLEDAEDLLNEMASNGVCPCPATYNCFFKEYHGRKDVDGAVKLYKKMKGMGSLSTPDIHTFNILIEMFSKLNQMELVKELWNDMVESSVGPDLDSYTLLIHGLCEKQKWREACQFFMEMIEKGFLPHKVTFETLYSGLIQSDMLRTWRRLKNKVEEESLKFGSEFQHYHFKPYKSIYD